One genomic segment of Flavobacteriaceae bacterium includes these proteins:
- the pckA gene encoding phosphoenolpyruvate carboxykinase (ATP), whose amino-acid sequence MVSLDTKTFSLIHSGIENATVHYQLIPDELHAITLEKKQGRVSSLGALAVNTGEFTGRSPMDRFIVKDEITKDEVWWGNINIPFDPDKFDSLCDKVVSYLSNKEIFVRDSYVCADPNYRMNIRVINEYPWSNLFAYNMFLRPTKEELTNFQPEWTIINAPGFMADAKADGTRQHNFAILNFNKKIALIGGTGYTGEIKKGIFSALNFILPVFKNTLPMHCSANVGKKGDTAIFFGLSGTGKTTLSADPKRKLIGDDEHGWTNENTVFNFEGGCYAKAIDLTEEKEPEIYRAIRKGAILENVMMDENGVVDFTDISITQNKRVSYPIYHIDNIQEGSIGRNPKNIFFLTADAFGVFPPISKLTPGQAAYHFISGYTAKVAGTEAGVTEPQPSFSACFGAPFMPLHPVRYAEMLSTKMQETGVTVWLVNTGWTGGPYGIGHRMALKYTRAMIHAAVDGSLEEANKDNYHIHSVFGVQQPRICPNVPTEVLSPRKSWRNDEGYYKTAQKLADSFKSNFKKFETYADEEIMAGGPLV is encoded by the coding sequence ATGGTAAGCCTAGATACGAAAACGTTTTCGTTAATCCATTCGGGGATAGAAAATGCCACCGTGCACTATCAGCTAATTCCCGACGAATTACACGCAATTACATTAGAGAAAAAGCAGGGAAGAGTATCGTCTTTAGGGGCTCTTGCAGTGAATACAGGTGAATTTACCGGTAGATCGCCAATGGACCGTTTTATTGTGAAAGATGAAATTACCAAAGATGAAGTCTGGTGGGGAAATATTAATATTCCATTTGATCCCGATAAGTTTGATTCACTATGTGACAAAGTAGTTTCATACCTGTCAAATAAAGAAATTTTTGTAAGAGATAGCTATGTGTGTGCAGACCCGAATTATCGGATGAATATCCGTGTTATTAACGAATATCCATGGAGCAATCTATTTGCTTATAATATGTTCTTGCGCCCCACAAAAGAGGAACTTACAAATTTTCAACCGGAATGGACGATCATCAATGCTCCCGGTTTTATGGCAGATGCAAAAGCAGATGGAACCCGGCAGCATAACTTTGCCATTTTGAACTTTAACAAAAAAATAGCACTGATTGGAGGAACCGGCTACACTGGAGAAATTAAAAAAGGTATCTTTTCCGCATTGAACTTTATCCTTCCGGTATTCAAAAACACACTGCCAATGCATTGTTCTGCAAACGTTGGAAAAAAAGGAGATACCGCCATATTTTTTGGATTATCAGGAACAGGAAAAACAACCTTATCCGCAGACCCCAAACGTAAATTGATCGGAGATGATGAACATGGCTGGACAAACGAAAATACCGTGTTTAATTTTGAAGGAGGATGCTATGCAAAAGCAATTGATCTTACAGAAGAAAAAGAACCGGAAATTTATCGTGCCATCAGAAAAGGAGCCATTCTGGAAAATGTAATGATGGATGAAAATGGTGTGGTAGATTTTACAGATATATCTATAACTCAAAATAAACGTGTAAGTTACCCAATTTATCATATTGATAATATTCAGGAAGGATCAATAGGAAGAAACCCCAAAAATATTTTCTTTTTAACAGCCGATGCATTTGGCGTATTCCCTCCAATTTCCAAATTAACTCCAGGCCAGGCGGCTTATCATTTTATTTCCGGTTACACGGCTAAAGTTGCAGGAACAGAAGCGGGTGTTACAGAACCTCAACCCAGTTTTTCAGCTTGTTTTGGAGCACCTTTTATGCCATTACACCCGGTGAGATATGCAGAAATGTTAAGTACAAAAATGCAGGAAACAGGTGTTACTGTCTGGCTGGTAAATACGGGTTGGACCGGAGGGCCTTACGGAATTGGTCATCGAATGGCTCTAAAATATACCCGTGCGATGATTCATGCTGCAGTAGATGGGAGCCTGGAAGAAGCAAACAAAGATAACTATCATATCCATTCTGTCTTTGGAGTACAACAGCCGAGAATATGCCCCAATGTTCCGACAGAAGTGTTAAGCCCCAGGAAATCATGGCGTAATGATGAAGGATATTATAAGACAGCTCAAAAATTAGCAGATTCTTTTAAATCTAATTTTAAAAAGTTTGAAACATATGCCGATGAAGAAATAATGGCCGGAGGGCCATTGGTTTGA
- a CDS encoding DUF2891 family protein has protein sequence MKHLSIILATILLWTCDDVVQKENKVTLTEQIKIPELNLEQAERLVTLPISCIQVEFPNKPGQTIGGVEDLQSPKELHPAFYGCFDWHSSVHGHWSLVSLLKRFPALKNASEIKARLLQNISKENIEKEVAYFHGKHNKNYERTYGWAWLLKLAEELHTWDDETARRLENNLQPLTDVMVWKYIDFLPKLNYPIRVGEHTNTAFGLTFAWDYAETLKNQALKDIIEKRAREFYTKDVECPMLWEPSGYDFLSPCLQEAAIMKRVLPISEFKTWFASFLPQLKDKNYTLQVGKVSDRKDGKLVHLDGVNFSRAWAIYDIVEGLPEYDHLKNIANKHINYSLPNLVGDSYEGGHWLGSFAIYALNAANYD, from the coding sequence ATGAAGCACTTATCTATTATCTTAGCTACTATTTTGTTATGGACGTGCGATGATGTGGTTCAAAAAGAAAATAAAGTTACTTTAACGGAACAAATTAAGATTCCCGAATTAAATTTGGAACAGGCCGAAAGGTTAGTTACTTTGCCCATTAGTTGTATTCAAGTGGAATTTCCCAATAAACCGGGACAAACAATAGGGGGAGTAGAAGATCTCCAATCACCAAAAGAGCTACACCCTGCCTTTTATGGTTGTTTTGACTGGCATTCTTCTGTACACGGACACTGGAGCCTGGTGTCTTTGCTGAAACGGTTTCCTGCCTTAAAAAATGCTTCTGAAATCAAAGCCCGGTTACTTCAGAATATCTCAAAGGAAAATATAGAAAAAGAAGTTGCTTATTTTCATGGAAAACACAATAAAAATTACGAGCGTACCTATGGTTGGGCCTGGCTGTTAAAACTGGCAGAAGAGCTTCATACCTGGGACGATGAAACGGCACGACGGTTAGAAAATAACCTGCAACCGCTAACGGATGTAATGGTTTGGAAGTACATCGACTTTTTACCAAAATTAAACTATCCGATTAGAGTAGGAGAGCATACGAATACGGCATTCGGCTTGACTTTTGCCTGGGATTATGCGGAAACACTGAAAAATCAAGCTCTAAAAGATATCATTGAAAAAAGAGCAAGGGAATTTTATACAAAGGATGTTGAATGCCCCATGTTGTGGGAGCCCAGCGGATACGATTTTCTTTCCCCTTGCTTGCAGGAAGCGGCCATTATGAAAAGAGTATTGCCAATATCGGAATTTAAAACGTGGTTTGCCTCGTTTTTGCCACAATTAAAAGATAAAAACTATACACTGCAGGTCGGTAAAGTTTCCGACAGAAAAGATGGTAAACTGGTACATCTGGATGGGGTGAACTTTTCCAGGGCCTGGGCCATATATGATATTGTAGAAGGTCTTCCGGAATACGATCATTTAAAAAATATTGCTAACAAACACATCAATTATTCATTGCCAAACCTTGTAGGGGATAGTTATGAAGGCGGGCATTGGTTAGGAAGTTTTGCCATTTATGCTTTAAACGCTGCAAATTATGATTAA